The Henckelia pumila isolate YLH828 chromosome 2, ASM3356847v2, whole genome shotgun sequence genome includes a window with the following:
- the LOC140884881 gene encoding 20 kDa chaperonin, chloroplastic-like: protein MATTQLTSATSSISAKGFTSFEGLRASNAVKIPSFSSHRRNGLFVKPHRGLVINSATTVTPKYTALKPLGDRVLVKIKSAEEKTSGGILLPTTAQSKPQGGEVVAVGAGRMIGKRSVVISLKTGSQVVYSKYAGTEVELNGSNHLILKEDDIVGILETDDVKDLKPQNDRVLIKVSVAEEKTAGGLYLTDASKEKPSIGTVVAVGPGSLDDEGNRKPLSIAPGNSVLYSKYAGNDFKGSDGFDYIALRASDVMAILS, encoded by the exons ATGGCGACTACACAGCTGACTTCCGCTACATCTTCTATATCAGCCAAAGGGTTCACCTCATTTGAAGGGCTCAGAGCTTCAAATGCGGTGAAGATCCCATCTTTTTCATCTCACAGGCGAAACGGTCTCTTTGTGAAGCCACACCGTGGCCTTGTTATTAATTCTGCCACTACAGTTACACCGAAG TATACAGCTCTCAAGCCACTGGGAGACAGGGTGTTGGTGAAAATTAAGTCAGCAGAGGAAAAGACATCAGGTGGTATCTTACTACCAACCACCGCCCAATCAAAACCTCAAGGAGGTGAAGTAGTTGCAGTTGGAGCCGGTCGCATGATAGGGAAGAGATCTGTAGTCATTAGTCTGAAG ACTGGCTCCCAAGTTGTGTACTCGAAGTATGCTGGGACGGAAGTGGAGTTGAATGGATCGAATCATCTCATTTTGAAGGAAGACGACATTGTAGGTATTCTTGAAACTGATGATGTAAAAGATTTAAAGCCTCAGAATGACAGAGTTCTCATTAAG GTTTCTGTGGCTGAAGAGAAAACGGCAGGCGGTTTGTACCTAACAGATGCAAGCAAGGAAAAACCTTCAATTGGCACG GTTGTTGCAGTTGGGCCTGGTTCCCTTGATGATGAAGGCAATAGGAAGCCATTGTCAATTGCCCCCGGAAATTCAGTTCTGTACTCCAAATATGCCGGTAATGATTTTAAGGGCAGTGATGGTTTCGACTACATAGCACTACGGGCTTCGGATGTAATGGCTATCCTTTCGTAA
- the LOC140878149 gene encoding uncharacterized protein: MEISVDWSVNLLHEYHLAHNALRVNSEKIQQLSPNTWTTPPANILRMNVDAAYNERTNCFAIAGVIRNHEGQPELAFGHQISKPQSVLCSELLAIEGGLQIAETHNFQISHVTLDSLHALQAYTRMKEHFSYAGFIAIDIKRLLDSQSNTYLSHVRRSANAVAHSIAAFSISSSSNCVENWRLSFVVNTSCN; encoded by the coding sequence ATGGAGATTTCAGTGGACTGGAGTGTTAACTTGCTTCATGAGTACCATCTTGCTCACAATGCTTTGCGTGTGAATTCTGAGAAAATACAACAGCTATCTCCCAATACATGGACGACCCCACCTGCGAATATCCTTCGGATGAATGTTGATGCTGCCTATAATGAGAGAACTAATTGTTTTGCCATTGCTGGGGTCATTCGAAATCATGAAGGCCAACCTGAATTGGCGTTTGGACACCAGATCTCCAAGCCTCAGTCTGTTCTATGCTCAGAGCTCTTAGCAATTGAAGGTGGGTTACAGATTGCTGAAACCCACAATTTTCAGATTAGTCATGTCACTTTAGATTCTCTTCATGCACTACAAGCATACACTAGAATGAAAGAACATTTCAGTTATGCAGGATTCATCGCTATTGATATCAAACGTCTATTGGATTCTCAAAGTAACACGTATCTTAGCCATGTTCGACGATCGGCTAATGCAGTTGCTCACTCGATTGCTGCTTTTTCTATTTCCTCCTCTTCCAACTGTGTGGAAAATTGGAGACTTTCCTTTGTGGTTAATACATCTTGTAACTAA
- the LOC140884882 gene encoding ethylene-responsive transcription factor ERF017 — protein sequence MVRSTSSTLLRQSTEANSASASVSASSKYKGVRKRKWGKYVSEIRLPNSRERIWLGSYDTAEKAARAFDAALFCLRGRTAKFNFPENPPEITDGTSMSREEIQEAAARYAQSGEQGSRAAGRVGNSDEQSDSLSIPSSSHAESPCPSVSYETAQPENEFANMPLDSAFLDQFLGMGQEPNVQDFGVFPGYGDFSGEYYVPPLPNVDYWPDNTEEILSSQSSFLWNF from the coding sequence ATGGTAAGATCGACGAGTTCTACTTTATTGAGACAGAGTACTGAAGCTAATTCAGCTTCAGCCTCTGTTTCTGCTTCGAGTAAGTATAAGGGTGTGAGGAAACGGAAGTGGGGTAAGTATGTGTCGGAGATCAGGTTGCCCAACAGCAGGGAGAGGATATGGTTGGGATCCTACGACACGGCGGAGAAGGCGGCGCGTGCCTTCGACGCAGCTCTCTTCTGCCTCCGTGGCAGGACCGCTAAGTTCAATTTCCCGGAGAACCCGCCGGAGATCACCGACGGCACGTCCATGTCACGGGAGGAGATACAAGAGGCGGCGGCTCGGTACGCCCAGTCCGGAGAACAGGGCTCACGCGCCGCGGGACGGGTCGGGAATTCCGACGAGCAGTCGGACTCGCTGTCGATACCTTCTTCATCGCATGCAGAGTCCCCGTGCCCGTCGGTGTCATATGAGACAGCTCAGCCGGAGAATGAATTCGCGAATATGCCCCTGGACAGTGCGTTTCTGGACCAGTTTTTAGGCATGGGTCAGGAGCCTAACGTCCAAGATTTCGGGGTATTTCCGGGATATGGAGATTTCTCGGGTGAATATTATGTGCCACCTTTGCCCAACGTGGATTATTGGCCCGACAATACGGAAGAAATATTATCTTCCCAGAGTTCGTTTCTGTGGAATTTTTAA